One region of Natronobacterium texcoconense genomic DNA includes:
- a CDS encoding GTPBP1 family GTP-binding protein codes for MSRDRVLLERALERGEQDGGNVEFKERLSRDVHLEGGRRESLAAQLRHRLLSGDGEATYVVGVTDDGGLAGIDPDTFSETMDVLSLLAEEADAHIDDVQTWGVKGEAGTASETGAAEPREGLVGVALIQEGSVLETDDEHVVVGTAGHVDHGKSTLVGSLVTGKPDDGDGATRSFLDVQPHEVERGLSADLSYAVYGFDEDGPVRVRNPNRKSDRAAVVEEADRLVSFVDTVGHEPWLRTTIRGLVGQKLDYGLLVVAADDGPTRTTREHLGVLLATDLPTIVAITKTDAVSDERVEEVEREVESLLRDVDKSPLRVARHGVDAAVEEISERVVPIVETSAITMEGLDTLDVLFDRLPKTSQDDGEFRMYVDRSYSVTGVGAVASGTVMSGEVEAGDELLIGPTSDGRFREVEVRSIEMHYHRVDQAQAGRIVGIALKGIKESTIERGMVLLPREADPNPVREFEAEVMVLNHPTRIGNGYEPVVHLETIGEAAAFYPEDGRLLPGDTGKTTVQFKFRPYLIEEGQKFVFREGRSKGVGTVTDVHPME; via the coding sequence ATGAGCCGTGACCGGGTCCTCCTCGAGCGGGCCCTGGAACGTGGCGAACAGGACGGTGGCAACGTCGAGTTCAAGGAACGACTCTCACGAGACGTCCATCTCGAGGGTGGGCGGCGGGAAAGCCTGGCAGCGCAGTTGCGGCACCGACTGCTGTCGGGCGACGGCGAGGCGACCTACGTGGTCGGCGTCACCGACGACGGCGGCCTGGCCGGAATCGATCCCGATACCTTCTCCGAGACGATGGACGTACTCTCCCTGCTAGCCGAAGAAGCCGACGCACATATCGACGACGTCCAGACGTGGGGCGTGAAGGGCGAGGCGGGAACCGCCTCGGAAACAGGAGCGGCGGAGCCGCGAGAGGGACTCGTCGGTGTCGCTCTCATTCAGGAGGGTAGCGTCTTGGAGACCGACGACGAACACGTCGTGGTCGGGACGGCGGGCCACGTCGACCACGGGAAGAGCACGCTCGTCGGGTCGCTCGTGACGGGCAAGCCGGACGACGGCGACGGTGCCACACGCTCGTTCCTCGACGTCCAGCCACACGAGGTCGAGCGCGGCCTCTCCGCGGACCTCTCCTACGCCGTCTACGGCTTCGACGAGGACGGTCCCGTCCGGGTTCGAAACCCGAACCGCAAGTCCGACCGCGCGGCGGTCGTCGAGGAGGCGGACCGACTGGTCTCGTTCGTCGACACCGTCGGCCACGAGCCCTGGCTGCGGACGACGATCCGCGGACTCGTCGGACAGAAACTCGACTACGGACTGCTCGTGGTGGCAGCCGACGACGGGCCGACCCGCACCACGCGCGAACACCTCGGCGTCCTGCTGGCGACCGACCTTCCCACTATCGTCGCGATCACGAAGACCGACGCGGTCAGCGACGAGCGCGTCGAAGAAGTCGAACGCGAGGTCGAGAGCCTGCTGCGCGACGTCGACAAGTCGCCGCTACGCGTCGCTCGCCACGGCGTCGACGCGGCGGTCGAAGAGATCAGCGAGCGCGTCGTCCCCATCGTCGAGACGAGCGCGATCACGATGGAGGGACTCGACACCTTAGACGTCCTGTTCGACCGGCTGCCGAAGACGTCCCAGGACGACGGCGAGTTCCGGATGTACGTCGACCGCAGCTACTCGGTCACCGGCGTCGGCGCGGTCGCCTCCGGCACCGTCATGTCCGGCGAGGTCGAGGCCGGGGACGAACTCCTGATCGGGCCGACCTCCGACGGCCGCTTCCGAGAGGTCGAAGTGCGCTCGATCGAGATGCACTATCATCGCGTCGACCAGGCCCAAGCCGGCCGAATCGTTGGCATTGCCCTGAAGGGGATCAAGGAAAGCACCATCGAACGGGGCATGGTCCTCCTCCCCCGGGAGGCCGATCCCAACCCCGTCCGTGAGTTCGAGGCCGAAGTGATGGTACTCAACCACCCCACTCGGATCGGCAACGGCTACGAACCGGTCGTCCACCTCGAGACGATCGGCGAGGCCGCTGCCTTCTATCCCGAAGACGGGCGTCTGCTGCCGGGCGATACCGGAAAGACCACCGTCCAGTTCAAGTTCCGACCGTACCTGATCGAGGAGGGCCAGAAGTTCGTCTTCCGCGAGGGGCGGAGTAAAGGGGTCGGTACGGTTACGGACGTCCACCCGATGGAGTAG
- a CDS encoding HD domain-containing protein — protein MDPELESLLELLELKDERRTGWQLRDVDEPESVAAHTWGTATLCLLYADHETVSDEVDRQRAVEMALVHDLAEARTGDIPTRAEQGRERISAAEKEQAEREAIDELLDPFGLESERRSLWEEYEARETPTARFVKDVDLLENCLQALKYEREGRYETDGTNEHFEEYENLDEFFATAAPRLRTEFGKQAFEWMKSAYEREIGRECRL, from the coding sequence ATGGACCCCGAACTCGAGTCGCTGCTCGAGTTACTCGAACTGAAAGACGAGCGGCGCACGGGCTGGCAGTTGCGTGACGTCGACGAGCCCGAATCCGTCGCCGCCCACACCTGGGGGACGGCGACCCTCTGTCTCCTCTATGCCGACCACGAGACCGTCAGCGACGAAGTCGACCGCCAGCGAGCCGTCGAGATGGCGCTCGTCCATGATCTCGCGGAGGCCCGGACGGGTGATATTCCGACTCGAGCGGAGCAGGGACGGGAGCGGATTTCAGCGGCCGAGAAGGAGCAGGCCGAACGGGAGGCGATAGACGAGTTGCTCGATCCCTTCGGACTCGAGTCGGAGCGACGATCGCTCTGGGAGGAGTACGAGGCCCGCGAGACGCCGACCGCTCGCTTCGTCAAGGACGTGGACCTGCTCGAGAACTGCCTGCAGGCGCTGAAGTACGAACGCGAGGGCCGGTACGAGACGGATGGGACGAACGAACACTTCGAGGAGTACGAAAATCTGGACGAGTTCTTCGCGACGGCGGCACCACGGCTGCGAACGGAATTCGGGAAACAGGCGTTCGAGTGGATGAAATCGGCGTACGAACGGGAGATCGGGCGGGAGTGTCGGCTATAG
- the mch gene encoding methenyltetrahydromethanopterin cyclohydrolase produces the protein MESLNRMAIELVDEALDYAEELNVGGFDLENEATVLDFGVEFDGGVEAGLLLTEIQTAGMATPSHELGEIGDAPIPYVELTTDQPALSLLCSQKAGWELTTEDFEGLGSGPARALVAEEDEFRRIGYTDAFDLTALAVETDELPTESAAEQVAELAEVETSSVFLLAYSTASPVGSITNAARAAELATFRLAELGYDPLDIVSVTGRAPVAPVADDEPTAIARTNDAIAYGGTAHLTVREDADVFDSIPSTAAEDHGRPFEAVFDDLEWEFDEIPSDLFAPAKVTVDVVGGPTYVHGETDEDLLIESFDL, from the coding sequence ATGGAGAGTCTGAACCGAATGGCGATCGAGCTCGTCGACGAGGCGCTCGACTACGCTGAAGAGCTCAACGTCGGCGGCTTCGATCTCGAGAACGAGGCGACGGTACTGGACTTCGGGGTCGAGTTCGACGGCGGCGTCGAGGCCGGACTGTTACTGACCGAGATCCAGACGGCGGGGATGGCGACGCCGAGCCACGAACTGGGCGAAATCGGTGACGCCCCGATCCCGTACGTGGAACTGACGACCGACCAGCCCGCCCTCTCGTTGCTGTGTTCCCAGAAGGCCGGCTGGGAACTTACCACGGAGGACTTCGAAGGGCTAGGGAGTGGTCCCGCACGCGCGCTCGTGGCCGAGGAAGACGAGTTCCGACGGATCGGCTACACGGACGCGTTCGATCTGACGGCGCTTGCCGTCGAGACCGACGAGCTACCGACCGAATCCGCGGCCGAACAGGTCGCCGAACTCGCAGAGGTCGAGACGAGCAGCGTCTTCCTGCTTGCGTATTCGACTGCGAGCCCCGTCGGAAGTATCACGAACGCCGCGCGCGCGGCCGAACTCGCGACCTTCCGGCTTGCCGAACTGGGCTACGATCCGCTGGATATCGTCTCCGTAACGGGTCGAGCGCCGGTCGCGCCCGTCGCCGACGACGAGCCCACGGCCATCGCGCGCACGAACGATGCGATCGCCTACGGCGGCACGGCACACCTCACGGTTCGCGAGGACGCCGACGTCTTCGACTCGATCCCGTCGACGGCTGCCGAGGATCACGGCCGGCCGTTCGAGGCAGTGTTCGACGACCTCGAGTGGGAGTTCGACGAGATCCCATCCGACCTGTTTGCCCCCGCGAAGGTGACCGTCGACGTGGTCGGCGGTCCGACCTACGTTCACGGGGAAACCGACGAGGACCTGTTGATCGAGTCGTTCGACCTCTGA
- a CDS encoding heavy-metal-associated domain-containing protein → MEQTTLEVEGMACGGCEETVVDALEALSGVSSATADHDSGEVRVEHDEDAVDEGTISTTIENAGYEPAV, encoded by the coding sequence ATGGAACAGACGACACTCGAGGTCGAAGGCATGGCCTGTGGCGGCTGCGAGGAAACCGTCGTCGACGCACTCGAGGCGCTGTCGGGCGTCTCGTCGGCGACTGCGGATCACGACTCCGGCGAGGTTCGCGTCGAACACGACGAGGACGCCGTCGACGAGGGGACGATCAGTACCACGATCGAGAACGCGGGCTACGAGCCGGCGGTCTGA
- a CDS encoding MTH1187 family thiamine-binding protein, which translates to MTVIALLSVAPVIEDSMSGEIAKAVDALEEYDVTYETNPMGTVIEADDVGELFAAAQAAHEAVDGDRVSTVLKIDDKRSRDTTAAEKVQSVESELGRPATNRD; encoded by the coding sequence ATGACGGTGATTGCACTACTGAGCGTCGCACCGGTAATCGAGGATAGCATGAGCGGCGAGATTGCCAAGGCAGTCGATGCGTTAGAGGAGTACGACGTTACGTACGAGACGAATCCGATGGGGACGGTGATCGAGGCCGACGACGTCGGCGAACTGTTCGCGGCGGCCCAGGCAGCCCACGAAGCCGTCGACGGCGACCGCGTCAGTACGGTGTTGAAGATCGACGACAAACGGTCGAGAGACACCACCGCCGCGGAGAAGGTCCAGTCCGTCGAGTCGGAACTCGGCCGGCCGGCGACGAACAGGGACTGA
- a CDS encoding HalOD1 output domain-containing protein — MQTEQSPADGTDLQYDQTNERYVFHHDTDGTATITTTIVHALSSITDVDVSQGEFSLYDSVDPDALDRIFRPKADGTDRTSGHIAFTALEHEVYVYANGDVIVYPPSDRSQ, encoded by the coding sequence ATGCAAACGGAACAATCACCCGCAGACGGCACGGACCTCCAGTATGATCAGACGAACGAACGGTACGTCTTCCACCACGATACCGACGGCACTGCGACGATCACGACGACGATCGTCCACGCGCTGTCGTCGATCACGGACGTCGACGTCTCGCAGGGGGAGTTCTCCCTCTACGACAGCGTCGATCCCGACGCACTCGACCGGATCTTCCGCCCGAAAGCCGACGGGACCGACCGGACGAGTGGACACATCGCCTTCACCGCCCTCGAGCACGAAGTCTACGTGTACGCGAACGGTGACGTGATCGTCTACCCGCCGTCGGATCGATCACAGTAA
- a CDS encoding putative RNA uridine N3 methyltransferase — MTVSVLVPSSLTREAEDKREATRKIGYVARAATIFRVDRLVVYPDRDGDTGRFGDGFVSTVLRYAATPPYLRNEVWGMRDELEYVGVLPPLRATSQTGSESNGSGSSRQGIVTEVGPEGRVRVNCGLQHPISLNTPPDMEVSEGERVTVRISSRRPVRAKLVDEPLSGLSVERTDLSTALGREDAGVRIAASRFGEHLTVGRLETLAGRTEGDGMTVAFGAPERGLPDILGIEASAIPSDDEGGDDGVEPTADPGFDLWLNTVPDQGSEVVRTEEALFATLAPLSLRE; from the coding sequence ATGACCGTCAGCGTGCTCGTGCCGTCGTCGCTCACCCGGGAAGCCGAGGACAAACGCGAGGCAACTCGCAAAATCGGATACGTCGCCCGCGCGGCGACGATCTTCCGGGTGGATCGCCTCGTCGTCTATCCCGATCGGGATGGCGACACGGGGCGATTCGGCGACGGGTTCGTCAGTACCGTTCTGCGGTACGCCGCAACGCCGCCGTACCTCCGCAACGAGGTATGGGGGATGCGAGACGAACTGGAGTACGTCGGCGTTCTGCCGCCGCTCCGCGCCACGTCACAGACCGGCTCCGAATCGAACGGTTCGGGGTCGTCAAGACAAGGGATCGTGACCGAGGTCGGACCTGAAGGGCGCGTCCGGGTCAATTGCGGCTTGCAACACCCAATCTCCCTCAACACACCTCCTGATATGGAGGTCTCCGAGGGGGAACGCGTGACCGTCAGGATCTCTTCGCGACGACCGGTCCGGGCGAAGCTCGTCGACGAGCCTCTTTCGGGGCTTTCAGTCGAGCGGACGGACCTTTCGACAGCTCTCGGCCGTGAGGACGCTGGCGTTCGTATCGCAGCCTCCCGATTCGGTGAACATCTCACCGTCGGGCGGCTCGAGACGCTAGCCGGACGCACCGAGGGCGACGGGATGACCGTCGCCTTCGGCGCGCCCGAGAGAGGGCTGCCGGATATCCTCGGAATCGAGGCGTCTGCCATCCCCTCGGACGACGAGGGAGGCGACGACGGAGTCGAACCCACAGCCGATCCGGGGTTCGACCTCTGGCTAAACACGGTTCCGGACCAGGGAAGCGAGGTCGTGCGAACGGAGGAGGCTCTGTTCGCTACCCTCGCACCCCTCTCACTGAGAGAGTGA
- a CDS encoding 50S ribosomal protein L3, with the protein MPQANTPRKGSLGFGPRKRATSEVPRFNSWPDDDGQPTLQGFAGYKAGMTHVVMVDDQSNSPTEGMEQTVPVTIVETPPMRAVALRAYEDTPYGLNPVTEVWTDEFVDELDRVLDLPGDDYDTDAAEDEIRGLLEEGRVDEVRVITHTVPTEVPSVPKKKPDVMETRVGGGSVQERVDFGLELLEDGGEHVMNDVFRAGEYVDASGVTKGKGTQGPVKRWGVQKRKGKHARQGWRRRIGNLGPWNPSRVRSTVPQQGQTGYHQRTELNKRLVDMGDGADATVDGGFVNYGEVDGPHALIKGSLPGPEQRLIRFRPAIRPGDQPRLDPEVRYVSTASNQG; encoded by the coding sequence ATGCCACAAGCAAATACACCACGCAAAGGCTCACTCGGATTCGGCCCACGAAAGCGTGCGACCAGCGAGGTCCCACGCTTCAACTCGTGGCCGGACGACGACGGACAGCCGACGCTCCAGGGCTTCGCGGGCTACAAGGCCGGCATGACCCACGTCGTCATGGTCGACGACCAATCGAACTCGCCGACCGAGGGGATGGAACAGACCGTCCCCGTGACGATCGTGGAGACGCCGCCGATGCGCGCCGTTGCTCTGCGTGCGTACGAAGATACGCCGTACGGACTGAACCCCGTAACCGAGGTCTGGACCGACGAGTTCGTCGACGAACTCGACCGCGTCCTCGACCTCCCCGGCGACGACTACGACACTGACGCCGCTGAAGACGAAATTCGCGGCCTCCTCGAGGAGGGACGCGTCGACGAAGTTCGCGTCATCACGCATACGGTTCCGACCGAGGTTCCCTCGGTCCCCAAGAAGAAACCGGACGTGATGGAGACTCGTGTCGGCGGTGGCTCCGTTCAGGAGCGCGTCGACTTCGGCCTCGAACTGCTCGAGGACGGTGGCGAACACGTCATGAACGACGTGTTCCGCGCCGGCGAGTACGTCGACGCAAGCGGCGTCACGAAAGGTAAGGGTACGCAGGGTCCCGTCAAGCGATGGGGCGTCCAGAAACGAAAGGGCAAGCACGCCCGGCAGGGATGGCGCCGCCGCATCGGGAACCTGGGTCCATGGAACCCGTCCCGCGTCCGGTCGACGGTCCCACAGCAGGGACAGACCGGCTACCATCAGCGGACGGAACTGAACAAGCGCCTCGTCGACATGGGCGACGGCGCAGACGCGACGGTCGACGGCGGCTTCGTCAACTACGGCGAAGTCGACGGCCCGCACGCGTTGATCAAGGGCTCGCTCCCCGGTCCGGAACAGCGGCTCATCCGCTTCCGACCGGCGATCCGACCCGGAGACCAGCCGCGCCTCGACCCCGAGGTCCGGTACGTCTCCACCGCATCCAATCAGGGGTAG
- the rpl4p gene encoding 50S ribosomal protein L4: MEATVYDLDGSDAGSVDLPDVFETQFRPDLIGRAVRAAQANRKQDYGADEFAGKRTPAESFGSGRGMAHVPRQDGRARRVPQAIKGRKAHPPKAEKDWTESINTKEKKLAVRSAIAATTDAELVAERGHEFDEDLETPVVVDDEFEDLEKTKDVVSFLEGAGLYADVERADEGRSVRSGRGKTRGRKYKTPKSVLFVTSSETGPSRAARNLAGADVATAAEVNAEDLAPGAQPGRLTVWTESALEEVADR, from the coding sequence ATGGAAGCAACAGTATACGACCTGGATGGCTCGGACGCGGGCTCGGTCGATCTTCCGGACGTCTTCGAGACGCAGTTTCGTCCGGACCTGATCGGCCGCGCCGTTCGCGCCGCTCAGGCCAACCGGAAACAGGACTACGGTGCCGACGAGTTCGCCGGCAAGCGAACGCCGGCCGAATCGTTCGGTAGTGGCCGCGGGATGGCTCACGTTCCCCGGCAGGATGGACGCGCACGACGCGTTCCCCAGGCCATCAAGGGACGCAAGGCCCACCCGCCGAAGGCCGAGAAGGACTGGACCGAATCGATCAACACCAAAGAGAAGAAGCTGGCCGTCCGCAGCGCCATCGCTGCGACGACCGACGCCGAACTCGTCGCCGAGCGCGGTCACGAGTTCGACGAGGACCTCGAGACGCCCGTCGTCGTCGACGACGAGTTCGAGGACCTGGAGAAGACGAAAGACGTCGTCTCCTTCCTCGAAGGAGCCGGCCTCTACGCGGACGTCGAGCGAGCCGACGAGGGTCGTAGCGTTCGCTCGGGTCGCGGGAAGACCCGTGGGCGCAAGTACAAGACGCCCAAGTCGGTTCTCTTCGTGACCTCGAGCGAGACGGGGCCGTCCCGTGCCGCTCGCAACCTCGCCGGCGCGGACGTCGCGACGGCTGCGGAGGTCAACGCCGAAGATCTCGCACCCGGCGCACAGCCGGGTCGACTGACCGTCTGGACCGAAAGCGCACTCGAGGAGGTGGCAGACCGATGA
- a CDS encoding 50S ribosomal protein L23, translating to MSTIIEHPLVTEKAMNDMDYENKLQFVVNPDATKPEIRDIVEERFDVTVDDINTQVTMKGKKKATVRLSEDDDAQEVASRIGVF from the coding sequence ATGAGTACGATCATCGAACACCCACTGGTGACCGAGAAGGCGATGAACGACATGGACTACGAGAACAAGCTCCAGTTCGTCGTCAACCCTGACGCTACCAAACCCGAGATTCGGGATATCGTCGAGGAGCGCTTCGACGTGACGGTCGACGACATCAACACGCAGGTAACGATGAAGGGCAAGAAGAAAGCAACAGTTCGACTCAGCGAGGACGACGACGCGCAGGAAGTCGCCTCGCGAATCGGGGTGTTCTAA
- a CDS encoding 50S ribosomal protein L2, whose translation MGRRILGQRRGRGTSTFRAPSHRYKAKLNHKKEEDDDVVRGTVVDIEHDPARSAPVAAVEFEDGDQRLVLAPEGIGVGEELQVGVSAEIKPGNTLPLAEIPEGVPVCNVEANPGDGGKFARASGVNADLITHDRSAAVIQLPSGEVKRLDPQCRATIGVVAGGGRTEKPMVKAGNKYHKMKARGTKWPRVRGVAMNAVDHPFGGGGRQHPGKPKSVSRDAPPGRKVGDISSRRTGRGGNK comes from the coding sequence ATGGGACGACGCATCCTCGGACAACGACGCGGACGCGGTACGTCCACGTTCCGTGCCCCGTCGCACCGGTACAAGGCGAAGCTCAACCACAAGAAAGAGGAGGACGACGACGTCGTTCGCGGGACGGTCGTGGACATCGAACACGACCCTGCGCGATCGGCACCAGTCGCCGCCGTCGAGTTCGAAGACGGCGATCAGCGACTCGTCCTCGCTCCCGAGGGCATCGGTGTCGGCGAGGAGCTGCAGGTCGGCGTCTCCGCGGAGATCAAGCCGGGCAACACGCTCCCGCTCGCGGAGATTCCCGAAGGTGTTCCGGTCTGTAACGTCGAGGCGAACCCGGGCGACGGCGGCAAGTTCGCTCGCGCCTCGGGTGTCAACGCGGACCTGATCACCCACGACCGATCGGCTGCGGTCATCCAGCTTCCCAGCGGCGAGGTCAAGCGCCTCGATCCGCAGTGTCGTGCCACCATCGGCGTCGTCGCCGGTGGCGGTCGCACGGAGAAGCCGATGGTCAAGGCAGGCAACAAGTATCACAAGATGAAAGCCCGGGGCACGAAGTGGCCCCGCGTCCGTGGTGTCGCGATGAACGCCGTCGACCACCCGTTCGGTGGTGGCGGCCGTCAGCACCCCGGCAAACCGAAGTCCGTCTCGCGGGACGCCCCGCCGGGACGGAAGGTCGGTGACATCTCCTCGCGCCGAACCGGGCGAGGTGGAAACAAATGA
- a CDS encoding 30S ribosomal protein S19 produces the protein MSQEYRTGREGEFTYRGHTLDELQDMELEEVAELLPARKRRSIERGLSVEKQKLLEEAREKEEEETANAPIRTHLRDMPVLPEFVGLTFEVYNGQSFERVRVEPEMIGHYLGEFQLTRTSVEHGQAGIGATRSSKFVPLK, from the coding sequence ATGAGCCAGGAGTACCGAACCGGCCGTGAAGGTGAGTTCACCTACCGCGGCCACACGCTCGACGAGCTGCAGGATATGGAGCTCGAGGAAGTCGCAGAACTGCTACCCGCACGAAAGCGGCGAAGTATCGAACGCGGTCTCTCCGTCGAGAAGCAGAAGCTTCTCGAGGAAGCCCGCGAGAAAGAAGAGGAGGAAACCGCGAACGCGCCGATCCGGACGCACCTGCGTGATATGCCGGTGCTGCCGGAGTTCGTCGGACTGACCTTCGAAGTGTACAACGGCCAGTCCTTCGAACGCGTCCGCGTCGAACCCGAGATGATCGGACACTACCTCGGTGAGTTCCAGCTGACCCGGACGTCCGTCGAGCACGGACAGGCCGGTATCGGCGCGACTCGCTCCTCGAAGTTCGTCCCACTGAAGTGA
- a CDS encoding 50S ribosomal protein L22 produces the protein MGINYSVDADPDTTSKAMLRERHMSHKHSKEVARELKGRTVAEAQAYLQDVIDEEQSVPFKSHNAGAGHRSDIDGWDAGKYPEKVSKAFLDLLENVEANADHQGFDGGSMEIVHVAAHKVGESVGRKPRAMGRASAWNTPEVDVEIVVEDVDETATETASEDEEGDE, from the coding sequence ATGGGAATCAACTACTCAGTCGACGCTGACCCGGACACGACCTCGAAAGCGATGCTCCGGGAGCGTCACATGAGCCACAAGCACAGCAAGGAGGTCGCTCGCGAACTCAAGGGCCGAACCGTCGCGGAGGCCCAGGCGTACCTTCAAGACGTGATCGACGAGGAACAGTCGGTTCCGTTCAAGTCCCACAACGCCGGTGCCGGACACCGCTCCGACATCGACGGCTGGGACGCCGGCAAGTACCCCGAGAAGGTCTCGAAGGCGTTCCTCGATCTGCTCGAGAACGTCGAAGCGAACGCAGACCACCAGGGATTCGACGGTGGATCGATGGAAATCGTCCACGTCGCCGCCCACAAGGTCGGCGAGTCGGTCGGTCGCAAGCCCCGCGCGATGGGGCGGGCGTCCGCCTGGAACACGCCGGAGGTCGACGTCGAAATCGTCGTCGAGGACGTCGACGAGACCGCAACCGAAACTGCCTCCGAGGACGAGGAGGGTGACGAATAA
- a CDS encoding 30S ribosomal protein S3 codes for MADEQQFIENGLQRSQIDEFFQEELGRAGYGGMDVAKTPMGTQIVLKAEKPGMVIGKGGENIRKVTTALEEKFDLEDPQVDVQEVDEPDLNARIVADRLANALERGWYFRKAGHTTIDRIMESGALGAEIVLSGKVTGARSRVEKFNRGYIKHNGQPAEEIVDEGQGTAVMKLGTIGVTVKIIPPEAQLPDDFEVHEDMDPEELVPDAVEANEGVEELLEGEPEEAEADEADAEAPVDEDAETADEDDLDEEVVEEVIEEEVEADDEEFEEVDVPGEDEEIEEELEELEEDVEAEAEELVEEMEADADDEDEGGDA; via the coding sequence ATGGCTGACGAACAACAGTTCATCGAAAACGGCCTGCAGCGGTCCCAGATCGACGAGTTCTTCCAGGAAGAACTCGGCCGCGCGGGCTACGGTGGTATGGACGTCGCCAAGACGCCGATGGGAACCCAGATCGTCCTCAAGGCCGAGAAGCCGGGGATGGTCATCGGTAAAGGCGGCGAGAACATCCGGAAGGTCACGACCGCCCTCGAGGAGAAGTTCGACCTCGAGGATCCGCAGGTCGACGTCCAGGAGGTCGACGAACCCGATCTCAACGCACGGATCGTCGCGGACCGCCTGGCTAACGCACTCGAGCGTGGCTGGTACTTCCGGAAAGCCGGTCACACGACGATCGACCGGATCATGGAGTCCGGCGCGCTGGGTGCCGAGATCGTCCTCTCCGGGAAGGTCACGGGCGCTCGCTCGCGCGTCGAGAAGTTCAACCGTGGCTACATCAAGCACAACGGTCAGCCTGCCGAGGAGATCGTCGACGAAGGCCAGGGGACGGCCGTCATGAAGCTCGGGACGATCGGCGTTACGGTCAAGATCATCCCGCCGGAGGCCCAGCTGCCCGACGACTTCGAGGTTCACGAAGACATGGACCCCGAAGAACTCGTTCCCGACGCTGTCGAAGCGAACGAAGGCGTCGAGGAACTCCTCGAGGGCGAACCCGAGGAAGCCGAGGCCGACGAAGCGGACGCCGAAGCGCCGGTCGACGAGGACGCCGAGACCGCAGACGAAGACGACCTCGACGAAGAGGTCGTCGAGGAGGTCATCGAAGAGGAAGTCGAGGCCGACGACGAGGAGTTCGAAGAGGTCGACGTCCCCGGTGAGGACGAAGAGATCGAAGAAGAACTCGAAGAACTCGAGGAAGACGTCGAGGCCGAGGCCGAGGAACTCGTCGAGGAGATGGAAGCCGACGCCGACGACGAAGACGAAGGAGGTGACGCCTGA
- the rpmC gene encoding 50S ribosomal protein L29 — protein MAILHVEEIRDMTAAERQEELEELETELLNQKSVLAAGGAPENPGRIGEISRTIARIKTIQTEEGDFEDEDE, from the coding sequence ATGGCAATTCTCCACGTCGAAGAGATTCGCGACATGACGGCTGCCGAACGGCAGGAAGAACTCGAGGAACTCGAGACCGAACTGCTGAACCAGAAGTCCGTCCTCGCAGCCGGTGGTGCCCCGGAGAACCCGGGTCGAATCGGCGAGATTAGCCGCACCATCGCACGGATCAAGACGATCCAGACCGAGGAAGGCGACTTCGAAGACGAAGACGAATAA
- a CDS encoding ribonuclease P protein component 1 yields the protein MALTPETLPRHELNGLPVRVVESDDTDRVGIAGRVVIETTSTLSIEVRDNGESRVVMVPKSGSTFEFAITDDAADLEKRSGTASKLADTQPAAADDSSDAADRAGGDTADCRGDDPEVDRRHAAGEDVAYVTVDGSRLLSRPARRTETNGDSPWQ from the coding sequence ATGGCACTGACACCCGAGACCCTGCCGCGACACGAACTCAACGGACTGCCGGTCCGCGTCGTCGAGAGTGACGACACTGATCGGGTCGGCATAGCGGGTCGTGTCGTCATCGAGACGACCAGCACGCTCTCTATCGAGGTTCGTGATAACGGCGAGTCTCGGGTCGTGATGGTGCCGAAATCGGGCTCGACCTTCGAGTTCGCGATCACAGATGACGCCGCCGACCTCGAGAAGAGGTCGGGGACCGCGTCCAAACTGGCCGACACTCAACCTGCAGCGGCGGACGATTCGTCTGACGCTGCAGACCGAGCCGGCGGCGATACCGCCGACTGTCGTGGCGACGACCCCGAAGTGGATCGTCGTCACGCTGCTGGCGAGGACGTGGCCTACGTTACGGTCGATGGTTCGCGACTGCTCTCACGACCCGCCCGACGCACGGAAACGAATGGTGACTCACCATGGCAATAG